Proteins encoded together in one Rhizobium sp. 11515TR window:
- a CDS encoding ABC transporter ATP-binding protein/permease, with protein sequence MTDVKSNSKSVDGAKSPGRERPRREKAPAIDVEPPANIIEPDPDMTPEEAERARKGYLLARFWISARGYWSRRGDGFAWPCTIGLLALIGLNVCVQYGINIWNRAIFDAIEQRNAHTVYVLSAVFLPLVLGSVALVTVQVYIRMMIQRRWRSWLTTGLIARWLANGRYYQLNLIGGEGHKNPEARLSEDLRIATESPVDFLAGVISAFLSASTFIVVLWTIGGALSFQIAGSVITIPGFLVVTAVLYAVITSTSMAVIGRHFVEISEVKNQVEAEFRYTLTHVRENGESIALLGGEEEERNDLERTFGNVLRQWARLAHQYMRTTLISQGSMLIAPVVPVLLCAPKFLEGSMTLGQVMQSASAFAIVQSAFGWLVDNYPRLADWNASAHRVASLMTSLDGLERAEKSDSLGRIKHGETEGKAMLRLNDLSVTLDDGTSVVKETEVEIDPGERVLVAGESGTGKSTLVRAISGLWPWGHGSVDFHPDSRLFMLPQRPYIPSGTLRRAVAYPRAAEDWTLDEIKAAIEKVGLDYLNDRIEEDAPWDQTLSGGEKQRLAFARLLLHDPDIIVLDEATSALDEKSQDKMMEMVIRELPKVTIISVGHRAELEAFHSRKITLERREGGAMLVSDIDLAQRGKRRNLLLRLLDDQRPAPKGNLAHGKQRL encoded by the coding sequence ATGACCGACGTTAAATCCAATTCGAAATCGGTCGATGGCGCCAAGTCGCCTGGGCGTGAAAGGCCACGCCGGGAGAAAGCCCCGGCTATTGATGTCGAGCCACCAGCAAATATCATTGAACCCGATCCGGACATGACGCCTGAGGAGGCAGAACGGGCACGCAAAGGGTACTTGCTTGCACGTTTCTGGATCAGTGCGCGGGGCTACTGGAGTCGCCGCGGAGACGGCTTTGCGTGGCCGTGCACGATCGGACTACTTGCGCTGATCGGCCTGAACGTCTGCGTCCAGTATGGCATTAATATCTGGAACCGCGCGATTTTTGACGCCATTGAGCAACGCAATGCCCACACCGTTTATGTCCTGAGCGCGGTGTTTCTGCCCCTGGTGCTCGGAAGTGTCGCCCTTGTTACGGTACAAGTCTACATTCGCATGATGATCCAGAGGCGATGGCGTTCCTGGCTGACGACCGGGCTCATCGCGCGCTGGCTCGCGAATGGCCGTTATTATCAGCTGAATCTGATCGGCGGTGAAGGCCACAAGAACCCGGAGGCGCGCCTCTCCGAGGATTTGCGGATCGCCACCGAGTCCCCAGTCGATTTCCTGGCCGGCGTCATTTCTGCATTCCTGTCGGCATCGACCTTCATCGTAGTCCTGTGGACGATCGGCGGCGCCCTATCGTTCCAGATCGCTGGTTCAGTCATCACAATCCCTGGCTTTCTTGTCGTCACCGCGGTTCTCTATGCCGTGATCACATCCACCTCGATGGCAGTCATAGGCCGCCACTTCGTGGAGATTTCCGAGGTCAAGAACCAGGTGGAAGCCGAATTTCGCTATACGCTGACACATGTGCGCGAAAACGGCGAGAGCATCGCATTGCTCGGCGGCGAAGAGGAGGAGCGTAATGACCTCGAAAGGACTTTTGGCAATGTGCTGAGGCAATGGGCACGGTTGGCGCACCAATACATGCGCACGACACTTATCTCGCAGGGATCGATGCTGATCGCACCCGTCGTGCCGGTCCTGCTTTGCGCACCGAAATTTCTCGAAGGCAGTATGACGCTCGGTCAAGTAATGCAGTCCGCCTCTGCCTTCGCCATCGTGCAGAGTGCGTTCGGATGGTTGGTGGACAACTATCCGCGACTTGCCGACTGGAATGCCTCCGCACATCGCGTCGCTTCACTCATGACGTCCCTTGACGGCTTGGAACGCGCCGAAAAGAGCGATTCCCTCGGACGCATCAAGCACGGTGAAACCGAAGGCAAGGCGATGTTGCGCCTGAATGATCTCTCCGTCACGCTCGACGATGGCACGTCCGTGGTCAAGGAAACGGAGGTCGAGATCGATCCTGGTGAACGGGTTTTGGTCGCCGGAGAATCCGGCACGGGAAAAAGCACGCTCGTACGGGCGATTTCCGGTCTTTGGCCCTGGGGCCACGGCAGCGTCGATTTTCATCCCGATAGCCGATTGTTCATGTTGCCACAGCGACCCTATATCCCATCAGGCACACTTCGCCGCGCCGTCGCCTATCCCCGAGCAGCTGAGGACTGGACTCTGGACGAGATCAAAGCGGCCATTGAGAAGGTCGGCCTTGACTATCTCAACGACAGAATTGAGGAAGATGCGCCATGGGACCAGACGCTGTCGGGCGGCGAGAAACAGAGACTCGCATTCGCGCGTCTTCTGCTACACGATCCCGATATCATCGTCCTGGATGAGGCAACATCAGCGCTCGACGAAAAGAGCCAGGACAAGATGATGGAGATGGTGATCCGCGAACTGCCGAAGGTCACCATTATCAGCGTCGGGCACAGAGCCGAGCTGGAGGCCTTCCATAGCCGCAAGATCACCCTGGAGCGGCGTGAGGGTGGCGCAATGCTTGTCAGCGACATTGATCTTGCCCAACGCGGGAAAAGGCGGAACCTTCTTCTGCGCCTCTTGGATGACCAAAGGCCTGCACCAAAAGGCAACTTGGCTCATGGAAAACAGCGCCTTTAG
- a CDS encoding thiamine pyrophosphate-requiring protein, with protein MAKTVGDFIVQRLYDWGVRRIFGYPGDGINGLFGALNRAEGKIEFIQARHEEMAAFMASAYAKFSGKLGVCVATSGPGATHLVTGLYDARLDHQPVLALVGQQARRAIGGHYQQEVDLASLFKDVAGNFVHQASAPAQVRHLVDRAARIALANKTVTAVILPNDLQEMPYETPPRKHGSVMSGVGYVAPRTVPHEIDLKRAASVLNAGKRIAMLVGAGALGATEELIAVADRLGAGVAKALLGKAALPDDLAWVTGSIGLLGTEPSWDLMRDCDTLLVVGSGFPYSEFLPEEGDAKGVQIDIRPDMLSLRYPMEVNLVGDARETLQALLPLLKQKQDLSWRKEIETNVGEWWRTLEARAHAEANPVNPQRVVWELSPRLPDGVIVTSDSGSCANWYARDLRMRRGMMASLSGGLASMGAAVPYAIAAKVAHPDRPIVALVGDGAMQMNNMAELITVTKYWRKWSDPRMVICVFNNEDLNQVTWEQRVMEGDPKFDASQRIPDVPYHRFADMIGLQGIFVDRPEALGAAWDEALAAERPVVLEVKTDPEVPPIPPHLTFEQMRNLTAALLKGDPEESGVVKGTLRQALSAILPGRR; from the coding sequence ATGGCAAAGACGGTTGGCGACTTTATCGTGCAGCGCCTTTACGATTGGGGCGTGCGGCGCATCTTCGGCTATCCCGGAGATGGCATCAACGGTCTCTTCGGGGCTTTAAACCGGGCTGAGGGAAAGATTGAATTCATTCAGGCTCGTCACGAGGAGATGGCCGCCTTCATGGCATCGGCCTATGCCAAATTTTCGGGCAAGCTTGGCGTTTGCGTCGCGACGTCTGGACCGGGTGCCACGCATCTGGTGACGGGCCTCTATGATGCGCGATTGGATCATCAACCTGTGTTGGCGCTTGTCGGCCAGCAGGCCCGTCGGGCAATCGGCGGCCACTATCAGCAGGAAGTCGATCTCGCGTCGCTCTTCAAGGATGTTGCAGGCAACTTCGTCCATCAGGCATCAGCTCCCGCACAGGTACGCCATCTGGTCGATCGGGCCGCGCGCATCGCGCTGGCGAACAAGACGGTCACTGCCGTCATCCTGCCGAACGACCTGCAGGAGATGCCCTATGAGACGCCGCCACGCAAGCATGGCTCGGTCATGTCGGGCGTCGGCTATGTGGCACCGAGAACGGTGCCGCATGAGATCGATCTGAAGCGCGCCGCGTCGGTCCTGAATGCCGGAAAGAGGATCGCTATGCTCGTCGGTGCCGGCGCGCTCGGCGCGACCGAAGAGCTGATCGCGGTCGCGGACCGGCTGGGAGCAGGAGTGGCGAAAGCCTTGCTCGGCAAGGCCGCCCTACCGGACGATCTGGCGTGGGTTACCGGCTCCATCGGCCTCCTGGGTACCGAACCGTCCTGGGACCTGATGCGAGACTGCGATACCCTGCTGGTCGTCGGCTCCGGTTTTCCCTATTCGGAGTTCCTGCCCGAAGAAGGTGATGCAAAAGGGGTCCAGATCGATATCCGGCCTGACATGCTCTCCCTGCGTTATCCCATGGAGGTCAATCTTGTCGGCGACGCCCGGGAGACTTTGCAGGCACTGTTGCCGCTTCTCAAGCAGAAGCAGGATCTCTCCTGGCGCAAGGAGATCGAGACTAATGTCGGCGAGTGGTGGCGAACGCTGGAGGCGAGGGCGCACGCGGAAGCCAATCCGGTCAACCCGCAGCGTGTCGTCTGGGAGCTTTCGCCACGCCTGCCCGACGGTGTCATCGTCACGAGCGATTCCGGTTCGTGCGCCAATTGGTACGCGCGCGATTTGCGCATGCGCCGCGGCATGATGGCGTCTTTGTCCGGCGGTCTCGCATCCATGGGGGCGGCGGTGCCCTATGCGATCGCCGCGAAAGTCGCGCATCCGGATCGGCCAATCGTCGCCCTGGTCGGTGATGGCGCCATGCAGATGAACAACATGGCGGAGTTGATCACCGTGACGAAATACTGGCGCAAATGGTCCGACCCGCGCATGGTCATCTGCGTCTTCAACAATGAGGATCTCAACCAGGTAACTTGGGAGCAACGCGTCATGGAAGGCGACCCCAAATTTGATGCCTCGCAGCGGATTCCCGATGTCCCCTATCATCGCTTCGCCGATATGATCGGCCTTCAGGGCATTTTCGTCGATCGACCAGAGGCGCTTGGCGCCGCCTGGGATGAAGCGCTTGCCGCCGAGCGGCCTGTCGTGCTCGAGGTCAAGACGGATCCTGAAGTCCCGCCAATACCGCCGCACCTGACTTTCGAGCAGATGCGCAACCTGACCGCCGCCCTGCTGAAAGGGGATCCTGAAGAAAGCGGTGTGGTCAAAGGGACGCTGAGACAGGCGCTGAGTGCGATCCTTCCCGGTCGGCGCTAA
- a CDS encoding catalase — protein MTKDTSFETSRGEGGETHQHIPESGPLGDAEHLTTNQGIRVSDNQNSLKSGVRGPTLLEDFVLREKIFHFDHERIPERIVHARGSAAHGFFELYESLSDVTSADLFQRKGEKTPVFVRFSTVAGGAGSVDTPRDVRGFAVKFYTKQGNWDLVGNNIPVFFIQDAMKFPDLVHAVKMEADRAYPQAATAHDTFWDWASLMPESTHMLMWAMSDRAIPRSPRMMQGFGVHTFRFVNDAGKSTFVKFHWKPKLGIQSLVWDEALKLQAADNDYHRRDLFEAIAAGHFPEWELGLQLFDDAFAENLPYDVLDATKIIPEEVLPVKIVGRLVLDRNPDNFFAETEQVAFCPANIVPGVDFTNDPLLQGRLFSYLDTQKSRLGTANFHQLPINAPKCPVMNFQRDGQMQMQVPKGRANYEPNSLGENSETGGPRECPVTGFRTYEHQAAKDEQGDKLRVRSELFADHYSQARLFWKSQTPSEQAHIASAFVFELSKVQLQHVQPRMVGNLMNVDAGLANRVAAGLGLINPTRNLPAREPIDLDASAALSIHKNMKETLEGRQIGILIAGGSDAKAISDLVGALNDAKARPFIVAPKVGETKLSDGNTIRADGQLLGSPSQLFDAVVVILSKEGAASLLNEGAAVQWVMDAFGHLKAIGHDPAAKALLDKAGIQPDAGIVDLASFLSAAPKRYWDREPRIRMLA, from the coding sequence ATGACGAAGGACACGAGTTTCGAAACCTCGCGCGGCGAAGGCGGAGAGACGCACCAGCATATTCCCGAAAGCGGTCCTCTTGGCGACGCGGAGCATCTGACCACCAATCAGGGCATCCGGGTGTCGGACAATCAGAATAGCCTGAAGTCCGGCGTTCGCGGCCCGACGCTGCTGGAAGATTTCGTCCTGCGTGAAAAGATCTTCCATTTCGACCATGAGCGCATTCCCGAACGGATCGTGCATGCGCGAGGTTCGGCCGCGCACGGCTTCTTCGAGCTTTATGAATCACTATCCGATGTAACCAGCGCCGATCTGTTTCAGCGCAAGGGTGAAAAGACGCCGGTCTTCGTCCGCTTTTCGACGGTTGCCGGCGGTGCCGGCTCGGTGGATACGCCGCGTGACGTGCGCGGCTTCGCCGTGAAATTCTATACAAAGCAGGGCAATTGGGACCTTGTCGGCAACAACATCCCCGTCTTCTTCATTCAGGACGCGATGAAATTCCCCGATCTTGTGCATGCCGTGAAGATGGAAGCTGACCGCGCGTATCCGCAGGCGGCTACCGCCCATGATACGTTCTGGGACTGGGCGTCGCTGATGCCGGAATCCACGCACATGCTGATGTGGGCGATGTCCGATCGTGCCATTCCGCGCTCGCCGCGCATGATGCAAGGCTTCGGCGTCCACACATTTCGCTTCGTCAATGATGCCGGCAAATCCACATTCGTGAAATTCCACTGGAAACCGAAGCTCGGCATCCAATCGCTCGTTTGGGACGAGGCATTGAAGTTGCAGGCGGCCGATAACGACTATCATCGCCGCGACCTGTTCGAAGCGATTGCGGCCGGGCATTTTCCGGAATGGGAACTGGGCCTTCAGCTCTTCGACGATGCCTTTGCCGAAAACCTTCCCTACGACGTCCTCGATGCCACAAAGATTATCCCGGAAGAGGTACTGCCGGTAAAGATCGTCGGACGGCTGGTTCTCGATCGCAATCCGGACAATTTCTTCGCGGAGACCGAGCAAGTGGCGTTCTGCCCGGCAAACATCGTTCCCGGCGTCGATTTCACCAACGATCCCCTGCTGCAGGGCCGGCTCTTCAGCTATCTCGACACGCAGAAATCCCGCCTCGGGACCGCGAACTTCCATCAACTGCCAATCAATGCGCCCAAATGCCCCGTCATGAATTTCCAGCGCGACGGGCAGATGCAGATGCAAGTGCCGAAGGGCCGCGCAAACTACGAACCGAATAGCCTTGGCGAGAACAGCGAAACCGGCGGCCCGCGCGAATGTCCGGTGACGGGTTTCCGCACCTATGAGCATCAGGCTGCGAAGGATGAACAGGGCGACAAGCTGCGCGTGCGCAGTGAACTCTTCGCCGACCATTACAGTCAGGCGCGTCTTTTCTGGAAATCCCAGACGCCGTCGGAACAGGCTCACATCGCATCAGCCTTCGTCTTCGAATTATCGAAGGTGCAGCTTCAGCACGTACAGCCCCGCATGGTCGGAAACCTCATGAATGTCGATGCAGGGCTTGCCAACAGGGTCGCCGCGGGCCTCGGGCTCATCAACCCGACCAGGAATTTGCCGGCGCGTGAACCGATCGATCTCGATGCGTCCGCCGCACTTTCCATTCATAAGAACATGAAGGAGACACTGGAGGGACGGCAGATCGGCATATTGATCGCCGGCGGAAGCGACGCCAAGGCGATCTCCGATCTCGTCGGCGCCCTGAACGATGCCAAGGCGAGGCCCTTTATCGTCGCTCCCAAGGTCGGGGAGACGAAGCTTTCCGACGGAAATACGATCCGTGCCGACGGACAGCTCCTTGGTTCGCCTTCGCAGCTTTTCGATGCCGTTGTCGTCATCCTCTCGAAGGAAGGCGCAGCCTCGCTCCTCAACGAGGGCGCAGCCGTGCAATGGGTGATGGATGCTTTCGGACACCTAAAGGCGATCGGTCATGACCCTGCCGCCAAGGCGCTTCTCGACAAGGCGGGCATTCAACCCGACGCCGGTATCGTGGATCTCGCCTCCTTCCTGAGTGCCGCACCCAAGCGTTACTGGGACCGCGAGCCCCGTATCCGCATGCTCGCCTGA
- a CDS encoding PPC domain-containing DNA-binding protein: MNFKKVDLRNGLKTYVVVLDANEEAFSTLTRFATDQDLKTASITAIGAFERATVGWFDFSERSYRKIPIAEQCEVLSLIGDIATGEDGKASLHLHAVLGLKDGSTRGGHFLDGIVHPTLEATIVETPAELQRRHQDDLGIALIKL, from the coding sequence ATGAATTTCAAGAAAGTTGACCTGCGGAACGGCCTCAAGACCTACGTCGTCGTGCTCGATGCGAATGAGGAAGCATTCTCCACGCTCACCCGCTTCGCTACGGATCAGGATCTGAAGACAGCTTCGATCACCGCGATCGGCGCATTTGAACGAGCGACTGTCGGCTGGTTCGACTTTAGCGAGCGAAGCTACCGCAAGATCCCGATCGCCGAGCAATGCGAGGTGCTGAGCCTGATCGGCGATATCGCCACAGGCGAGGATGGCAAGGCGAGCCTCCATCTTCATGCCGTCCTCGGTCTCAAGGATGGCTCCACGCGCGGCGGCCACTTCCTGGACGGTATCGTGCACCCGACCTTGGAAGCGACCATCGTCGAAACACCGGCGGAATTGCAGCGCCGGCATCAAGACGATCTCGGCATCGCGCTGATCAAACTTTGA
- a CDS encoding SDR family NAD(P)-dependent oxidoreductase, whose amino-acid sequence MHRFEEKVVIVTGAASGIGEATARRFSKEGANVALVDRRTEALEKVVADLPTERSLKQVVDVSAPSAVAAMVSAVVERFGRLDVIINNAGIHEGGEPADISDEQWRNVMATDLDGVFFGCRAAIPHLEKTKGSIINTASVSGTGGDWGMSPYNAAKGAIVNLTRALALDLGRKGIRVNAVCPSLTRTGMTEDMLKDEALVAKFKERIPLGRVCEPEEVAAVIAFLASDDASFVTGANIAVDGGVSASNGQPAQD is encoded by the coding sequence ATGCATCGCTTCGAAGAAAAGGTCGTCATTGTAACAGGCGCTGCATCGGGAATAGGAGAGGCGACGGCACGGCGCTTTTCCAAAGAAGGCGCCAATGTCGCCCTGGTCGATCGCCGCACAGAAGCGCTGGAAAAAGTCGTTGCAGATTTGCCAACCGAACGCAGCCTCAAGCAGGTGGTGGATGTATCGGCACCTTCGGCGGTTGCTGCGATGGTTTCGGCGGTGGTGGAACGGTTCGGTCGCCTTGATGTCATCATCAACAACGCTGGCATTCACGAGGGTGGCGAGCCCGCTGATATTTCCGACGAGCAATGGCGCAATGTCATGGCGACCGATTTGGACGGCGTGTTTTTCGGTTGTCGCGCGGCCATCCCGCATCTTGAAAAGACCAAAGGGTCGATCATCAACACTGCCTCTGTCTCCGGCACCGGTGGCGATTGGGGTATGAGCCCCTACAACGCCGCCAAGGGCGCCATCGTCAATCTGACCCGCGCCCTGGCGCTCGATCTCGGCCGAAAGGGAATTCGCGTCAATGCCGTATGCCCGAGCCTCACGCGCACCGGCATGACGGAAGACATGCTCAAGGATGAAGCCCTCGTTGCCAAATTCAAGGAACGCATTCCACTCGGTCGTGTCTGCGAGCCGGAAGAGGTCGCTGCCGTCATCGCCTTTCTGGCAAGCGACGATGCAAGCTTCGTGACCGGCGCCAATATCGCCGTCGATGGTGGCGTGTCCGCCTCCAACGGCCAACCGGCACAGGATTGA
- a CDS encoding SDR family oxidoreductase, which translates to MTHPRPPFPPQQQPIPGYTAAMHPAPDHGEATYRGSGKLNGKKAVITGGDSGIGRAVAIAFAREGADVLIAYLSEDDDAYETRKWVEEAGRKAVLMAGDIQDPKQCRDIIDKAVAELGGIDILVNNAAHQASFQDIGDISDEEWELTFKVNIHAMFYLAKAAVPHMKPGSAIINTASINSDTPNPTLLAYATTKGAIQNFTAGLAQLLAEKGIRANAVAPGPIWTPLIPSTMASEAVENFGKQVPMKRPGQPAELATAYVMLADPLSSYVSGTTIAVTGGKPLL; encoded by the coding sequence ATGACACATCCACGACCACCATTTCCCCCGCAGCAGCAGCCCATACCCGGCTATACCGCTGCCATGCATCCCGCGCCCGATCATGGGGAGGCGACCTATCGCGGATCGGGAAAGCTTAATGGCAAAAAGGCTGTCATCACCGGCGGCGACAGCGGCATTGGCCGGGCTGTCGCAATCGCCTTTGCCCGCGAGGGCGCTGATGTTCTGATCGCCTATCTAAGCGAAGATGACGATGCTTACGAAACCAGAAAATGGGTTGAGGAGGCCGGCCGCAAAGCGGTATTGATGGCCGGCGATATTCAGGATCCCAAACAGTGTCGTGATATCATCGACAAGGCCGTCGCCGAACTCGGTGGGATCGATATTCTTGTCAACAATGCTGCGCATCAGGCGAGCTTTCAAGATATCGGCGATATCAGTGACGAGGAATGGGAATTGACCTTCAAGGTCAATATCCATGCCATGTTCTATCTGGCGAAGGCGGCCGTACCGCACATGAAGCCGGGCAGCGCCATCATTAATACGGCGTCCATCAACTCGGACACTCCAAACCCGACATTGCTTGCCTATGCCACCACCAAAGGGGCCATCCAGAATTTTACAGCAGGGCTGGCGCAATTGCTCGCGGAAAAAGGCATTCGCGCAAATGCCGTCGCGCCCGGACCTATTTGGACGCCATTGATCCCTTCGACGATGGCGTCGGAAGCGGTCGAGAATTTCGGAAAGCAAGTACCGATGAAGCGGCCAGGTCAACCGGCTGAACTGGCAACGGCCTACGTCATGCTTGCCGATCCGCTCTCCAGCTATGTTTCCGGCACGACCATCGCGGTCACCGGGGGCAAGCCTCTCCTTTGA
- a CDS encoding DUF2231 domain-containing protein — protein sequence MVCFLGTLATDLAYWGTAEMMWADASAWLLAVGLLFGLLAVIAMIIDALGRRLSSMRGPVWLYSICNALILVLSFFNALVHSRDAWTSVVPTGLILSSVVVVLLLLSGWIRRVLIYRRGPGAER from the coding sequence ATGGTTTGCTTCCTTGGCACATTGGCAACGGATCTGGCCTATTGGGGAACCGCCGAAATGATGTGGGCGGATGCTTCTGCATGGCTGCTTGCTGTTGGCTTGCTGTTCGGTTTGCTTGCTGTCATTGCCATGATAATCGATGCACTCGGCAGGCGCCTTTCCTCGATGCGCGGACCAGTCTGGCTATATTCGATCTGTAACGCTCTTATCCTCGTCTTGTCATTCTTCAACGCGCTTGTGCATAGCCGGGATGCATGGACTTCCGTCGTTCCGACCGGGCTTATCCTTTCATCTGTGGTGGTCGTTCTCCTCCTTCTTAGCGGCTGGATAAGGCGGGTATTGATCTATCGCAGAGGTCCGGGAGCTGAGAGATGA
- a CDS encoding PQQ-dependent sugar dehydrogenase: MKISVSKLTAPSSLAALICGTIFILSGCSQSEEDPKDQVGPNPTLPAQTQYLLPPMHVAKVIGWQNGDKPKVAEGLQIKAFATGLKHPRSVYVLPNGDVLAVESVAPPAASIKRPKDLIMGWIESMATSAGNNEGSNRITLLRDADGDGVAETKSVFLDHLASPFGVALVGSDLYVAETDKIMRYPYKTGETSIPDPGTKLTDLPGGPIDHHWTKSLVASPDGSLLYVGVGSNSNITENGIQAEMGRASIWEVDRGTGRHRIFADGLRNPNGLSWEPQTHALWAVVNERDELGPNLVPDYMTSVKEGGFYGWPYSYFGKNIDPRVMPQRPDLVAKAIVPDYALSSHVAPLGMVFYTGTSLPEAYRGGAFVGEHGSWNRHQFNGYKVVFVPFADGRPKGLPQDVVTGFLNGDNEARGRPVGLAVDKPGALLIADDVGNTVWRVSSAAP; this comes from the coding sequence ATGAAGATCAGTGTTAGTAAATTGACCGCGCCGTCGTCCCTTGCCGCACTTATCTGCGGCACGATCTTCATCCTCTCCGGCTGCAGTCAGAGCGAAGAGGATCCGAAGGATCAGGTCGGACCAAATCCGACACTGCCGGCCCAGACACAATATCTGCTCCCACCAATGCATGTCGCCAAGGTGATCGGCTGGCAAAACGGTGACAAACCGAAGGTTGCGGAAGGGTTGCAAATAAAGGCGTTCGCGACAGGGCTGAAGCACCCGCGTTCGGTTTACGTGCTGCCGAATGGCGATGTTCTTGCTGTGGAATCTGTTGCGCCGCCTGCGGCATCGATCAAGCGTCCCAAGGACCTGATCATGGGCTGGATCGAGTCGATGGCGACATCTGCCGGCAACAATGAAGGAAGCAACCGTATAACCTTGTTGCGTGATGCCGATGGGGATGGGGTTGCGGAAACGAAGAGCGTTTTTCTCGATCATCTCGCCTCCCCTTTCGGTGTCGCACTTGTCGGTAGCGACCTTTATGTCGCAGAGACGGACAAGATCATGCGTTATCCATACAAGACGGGAGAGACGAGCATCCCCGATCCGGGAACGAAACTTACCGATTTGCCGGGCGGACCCATCGATCACCATTGGACCAAGAGTCTTGTGGCGAGCCCCGATGGGTCGCTGCTTTATGTCGGTGTCGGGTCGAACAGCAATATCACGGAAAACGGCATACAGGCTGAAATGGGCCGCGCCTCCATCTGGGAGGTCGATAGGGGAACGGGGCGTCATCGCATCTTCGCGGATGGATTGAGAAATCCGAATGGTCTTTCCTGGGAGCCGCAAACGCACGCTCTCTGGGCAGTCGTCAACGAGCGCGACGAACTAGGTCCCAATCTCGTGCCGGACTATATGACTTCGGTGAAGGAGGGCGGCTTCTATGGTTGGCCGTATAGCTATTTTGGCAAGAATATCGATCCCAGGGTCATGCCGCAAAGACCAGACCTTGTGGCGAAGGCAATCGTTCCGGATTACGCGCTGAGTTCGCACGTGGCGCCCCTTGGGATGGTCTTCTATACCGGTACCAGTTTGCCAGAAGCGTATCGCGGCGGTGCCTTCGTCGGCGAGCATGGGAGTTGGAATCGACACCAATTCAACGGCTACAAGGTGGTCTTCGTCCCATTCGCAGACGGTCGGCCCAAAGGCCTTCCGCAAGATGTTGTGACCGGCTTCTTGAATGGCGACAACGAGGCGAGGGGGCGGCCGGTAGGTTTGGCGGTCGACAAGCCTGGCGCCTTGCTAATTGCTGATGACGTCGGCAATACGGTTTGGCGCGTCAGCTCGGCAGCGCCGTAA
- the rpsU gene encoding 30S ribosomal protein S21 produces the protein MQVLVRDNNIEQAIRVLKRKMQREGLFREMKERRAYEKPSQRRIREKAQAISRHRKAMRKRMKRDGG, from the coding sequence ATGCAGGTCCTGGTAAGAGACAACAATATCGAACAAGCAATCCGTGTTCTGAAACGAAAGATGCAGCGTGAAGGCTTGTTCCGGGAAATGAAGGAACGACGGGCCTACGAAAAGCCATCCCAACGGCGTATTCGGGAAAAAGCGCAAGCCATCAGCAGACATCGCAAAGCCATGCGGAAAAGAATGAAGCGCGATGGCGGCTGA